The Candidatus Eisenbacteria bacterium genome window below encodes:
- a CDS encoding beta-lactamase family protein encodes MVRRRSFDPEEHGPGPQREGASGELADVVHGRPVARSRLEGIVQEESGADRGARDRQLPDDAGAPRQDDAGEHSSAVWLGRRRIVRERGQVRDWTGSNGWRCDRRRNGQCLGRGAGDQDGRNLLRCGRRAQSHDRNDPDGNGSEVHAAREGHWVHGAGGYPTFIARASRMAYSLAPMADRKSGAKFRPLAALVESRIADGLFPGAVVAVGRAAGIAYHAAFGRRALSPRREPISKRTIFDLASLTKVMATAPLVVEHAIRRKLSLLDPVERHLAETRGTPVGAIPLHLLLTHTAGLTADNPIEDYAGSKADLLAAIAREPLESPPGTKFTYSDVGYILLQLILERAQRRRLDRIAEAALFQPLRVRDTRFGVRSADVARTAPTTFERGRWLRGRVHDPRARSRALGGVGGHAGMFGTAADVARFCELILNRGRYRGRQLLSEESMRAMTTDQCGGNVGARRGFGFDIESPYSAPRGRHFSRSSFGHTGWTGVSLWIDPESNAYVVLLTNAIHPDGHKDLKEFRSDAATLAAEGLGI; translated from the coding sequence ATGGTGCGTCGCCGCTCCTTCGACCCCGAAGAGCACGGTCCCGGCCCCCAGCGTGAAGGGGCTTCCGGCGAATTGGCCGATGTTGTCCATGGCCGTCCCGTCGCCCGATCCCGGCTCGAAGGTATCGTCCAGGAGGAATCCGGCGCCGATCGCGGCGCCCGCGATCGCCAGCTCCCGGACGACGCGGGAGCGCCGCGGCAGGACGATGCCGGAGAGCACTCCTCCGCTGTCTGGTTGGGACGCCGCCGCATCGTACGCGAGCGGGGCCAGGTAAGGGATTGGACGGGGTCGAACGGATGGCGGTGCGATCGCCGGCGCAACGGTCAATGCCTTGGTCGAGGCGCCGGCGACCAGGACGGTCGTAATCTCCTCCGCTGCGGCCGGCGCGCTCAGTCCCACGACCGCAACGATCCCGACGGCAATGGCTCGGAGGTGCATGCGGCACGCGAAGGTCACTGGGTGCATGGGGCGGGAGGATACCCTACTTTTATCGCCCGCGCGAGCCGGATGGCGTATTCTCTCGCGCCTATGGCCGATCGGAAATCGGGCGCGAAATTTCGCCCGCTCGCCGCGTTGGTCGAATCGCGGATCGCGGACGGGCTCTTCCCTGGGGCTGTCGTCGCGGTAGGGCGCGCGGCCGGGATCGCGTACCACGCCGCGTTCGGCCGCCGGGCGCTCTCCCCGCGCCGCGAGCCGATCTCGAAACGGACGATCTTCGATCTCGCTTCCCTCACCAAGGTGATGGCGACAGCGCCGCTCGTGGTGGAGCACGCCATCCGGCGCAAGCTCTCGCTCCTCGATCCGGTGGAACGGCACCTCGCCGAGACGCGCGGGACCCCGGTCGGAGCGATCCCGCTCCATCTGCTTCTAACGCACACCGCGGGCTTGACTGCCGACAATCCGATCGAGGACTACGCGGGCAGCAAGGCGGATCTCCTCGCCGCGATCGCCCGCGAGCCGCTCGAGTCGCCCCCCGGCACGAAGTTCACCTACAGCGACGTCGGTTACATCCTCCTCCAGCTGATCCTAGAGCGAGCCCAGCGCCGGCGCCTCGACCGGATCGCCGAGGCAGCCCTCTTCCAGCCCCTTCGCGTTCGCGATACGCGCTTCGGCGTCCGGAGCGCCGACGTGGCACGGACGGCGCCGACCACGTTCGAGCGCGGCCGCTGGCTGCGCGGGCGCGTTCACGACCCGCGGGCGCGATCGCGGGCCCTGGGAGGCGTCGGCGGGCACGCCGGGATGTTCGGAACGGCGGCCGATGTGGCGCGATTCTGCGAGCTGATCCTGAACCGCGGGAGGTATCGTGGACGGCAGCTCCTGTCCGAGGAATCCATGCGGGCGATGACCACCGACCAGTGCGGGGGGAACGTCGGCGCGCGGCGCGGCTTCGGCTTCGACATCGAAAGCCCCTACTCCGCGCCGCGCGGGCGGCACTTCTCGAGGAGCTCCTTCGGCCACACCGGGTGGACCGGGGTCTCGCTTTGGATCGATCCCGAGTCGAACGCGTACGTCGTCCTGCTCACGAACGCCATCCACCCGGACGGGCACAAGGACTTGAAGGAATTCCGGTCGGACGCCGCGACATTGGCCGCCGAAGGCTTGGGGATCTAA
- a CDS encoding phosphatase PAP2 family protein, whose amino-acid sequence MDNIGQFAGSPFTLGAGTVLFGVEGAATHHPNTVGTAKRLLVAMAATTVTIAGLKLATNRERPDMTDRNSFPSGHAGASFAAATVLDRRYGAAVGLPAYGFASFVAASRVMGNRHFFSDVMAGAVIGRFFGRIFTIQHR is encoded by the coding sequence ATGGACAACATCGGCCAATTCGCCGGAAGCCCCTTCACGCTGGGGGCCGGGACCGTGCTCTTCGGGGTCGAAGGAGCGGCGACGCACCATCCGAACACGGTCGGCACCGCGAAGCGGCTCCTCGTCGCGATGGCGGCGACGACGGTGACCATCGCCGGCCTCAAGCTGGCAACCAACCGGGAGCGTCCGGACATGACCGATCGAAATTCATTTCCCTCGGGACATGCCGGCGCCTCGTTCGCCGCGGCGACGGTGCTGGACCGCCGGTACGGCGCCGCCGTCGGCCTCCCCGCGTATGGCTTCGCCAGCTTCGTCGCCGCCTCGCGCGTCATGGGCAACCGCCATTTCTTCTCCGATGTGATGGCGGGCGCCGTCATCGGTCGGTTCTTCGGCCGGATCTTCACGATCCAGCACCGATAA
- a CDS encoding rhomboid family intramembrane serine protease, whose translation MIPIRDINPSGRFPAVTVAIILACTAAFLLELSFGSSLNRFVLAFALVPRNITYGLETKTLGFESIVAPFFTSMFLHGGWLHLIGNMWFLWIFGDNIEDTLGHFRYVLFYLLCGLAAGLTHYYLSPLSPVPTIGASGAIAGVLGAYLVRFPNARVVTLVPLGFFLQMMELPAWLMLGLWFVAQAIGGFVTLGAAGGGVAWWAHVGGFLAGIVLVRVLQPPQVMV comes from the coding sequence ATGATCCCGATCCGCGACATCAATCCTTCCGGTAGATTTCCGGCCGTCACCGTGGCGATCATCCTCGCGTGCACGGCGGCGTTCCTCCTCGAGCTGTCCTTCGGCAGTTCGCTCAACCGCTTCGTCCTGGCCTTCGCGCTCGTCCCCCGGAACATCACCTACGGCCTCGAGACCAAGACCCTCGGCTTCGAGAGCATCGTGGCGCCGTTCTTCACATCGATGTTCCTGCACGGCGGCTGGCTTCACCTGATCGGGAACATGTGGTTCCTCTGGATCTTCGGGGACAATATCGAGGACACGCTCGGGCACTTCCGCTACGTGCTCTTCTATCTTCTCTGCGGCCTCGCGGCGGGGCTCACCCACTACTACCTCTCCCCTCTATCGCCCGTGCCCACGATCGGGGCGAGCGGTGCGATCGCGGGCGTGCTCGGCGCCTATCTTGTCCGATTCCCGAATGCGCGGGTCGTTACGCTCGTGCCGCTCGGATTCTTCCTCCAGATGATGGAGCTTCCCGCGTGGCTCATGCTCGGGCTCTGGTTCGTGGCGCAGGCGATCGGAGGATTCGTGACCCTGGGCGCGGCCGGGGGCGGCGTGGCGTGGTGGGCGCACGTGGGCGGCTTCCTCGCGGGGATCGTCCTGGTCCGCGTTCTTCAGCCTCCGCAAGTCATGGTGTAA
- a CDS encoding cytochrome c maturation protein CcmE: MNKASLRLILITFAVIGSVAYLILSGVKQTGLQYMTVTELSQLSHAPKPGGFRLDGKVAAGSVVYDQKAPRLAFRMTDGDRAIGVVYEGLMPDAFAAGREVVVEGTYRHDQKTLHASKLVTKCPSKYEAEGLGKDRS, from the coding sequence GTGAATAAGGCGTCACTTCGGCTGATCCTGATCACCTTCGCCGTCATCGGGTCGGTGGCCTACCTCATTTTGTCCGGCGTGAAGCAGACGGGCCTCCAGTACATGACCGTGACCGAGCTGTCTCAGCTCTCCCATGCTCCCAAACCGGGCGGCTTTAGGCTGGATGGAAAGGTCGCGGCCGGGAGCGTCGTCTACGACCAGAAGGCGCCTCGCCTCGCGTTCCGGATGACCGACGGGGATCGAGCGATCGGCGTCGTGTACGAAGGCCTGATGCCGGATGCCTTTGCGGCGGGGCGCGAGGTCGTGGTGGAGGGAACCTACCGGCACGATCAGAAGACCCTCCACGCGTCGAAGCTCGTGACCAAGTGTCCCTCGAAATACGAAGCCGAAGGGCTGGGGAAGGACCGCTCGTGA
- a CDS encoding heme lyase CcmF/NrfE family subunit yields MSEIGRLALILGFACSCYAVLSIAWGLRTGMAGPLKSGRRAVWIVCGLTLLATIILERALVARDFSYRYVAEHTSLDLPPYYAATSLWAGQEGSLLLWLLILSSYGAAFLWCYRKRFDPFYDAVAMVVATVMIFFTGLLTFVCSPFRILATPPADGNGLNPLLQDPGMMIHPPILYTGYVGFIIPFAFGIAVLLMNRTGTRWIEEVRRWTLFNWMFLGFGVLLGARWAYIELGWGGYWGWDPVENASLMPWLVGTAFLHSVMIEQRRGMLKTWNVVLIVLTFELSIFGTFLTRSGVLTSVHSFAESDIGPWFLGFILISSTAATALILYRKVLLESENRMDAVVSREGSFLFNNVLFVALTFATFLGTTFPVISEAVTGEKISVSAPFFNRVNVPIALALLLLTGIGPVLSWKRATASVLKRNFVIPSIVGLLATLTGIPFGLHGVYPIVCVAGAAFVLATIAMEFARGIQARKDAEPAASPVAMIHLVQKNKRRYGGYIVHLGVVMIFVGVLGSSVFQKEAHAPLKPGESLAIGSYTLTLQGVDQKQIKNAMQTRAAVEVSQGGKALQLMHPSKAFYSKSQQPMTEVALRPTPAEDLYLILGGVNDDGSASIQAYINPLVSLVWLGGIVMVFGTLIALSDRMRLKREEKLLG; encoded by the coding sequence GTGAGCGAGATCGGAAGACTCGCGCTGATCCTCGGCTTCGCCTGCTCCTGCTACGCGGTCCTTTCGATCGCGTGGGGTCTTAGGACGGGGATGGCGGGCCCGCTGAAGAGCGGCCGCCGCGCGGTCTGGATCGTCTGCGGGCTCACGCTCCTGGCGACCATCATTCTGGAGCGGGCCCTGGTGGCCCGCGATTTCTCCTACCGGTACGTGGCGGAGCACACGAGCCTCGACCTTCCCCCTTACTACGCGGCGACCTCCCTCTGGGCGGGCCAGGAGGGGTCGCTCCTCCTCTGGCTACTCATCCTGAGCAGCTACGGGGCGGCCTTCCTCTGGTGCTATCGGAAGCGGTTCGATCCGTTCTACGACGCCGTGGCGATGGTGGTCGCGACGGTCATGATCTTTTTCACGGGTCTCCTCACGTTCGTCTGTTCGCCGTTTCGGATCCTGGCGACGCCGCCTGCGGACGGCAACGGCCTGAATCCGCTCCTCCAGGACCCGGGCATGATGATCCACCCGCCGATCCTCTACACGGGGTACGTCGGCTTCATCATCCCGTTCGCCTTCGGGATCGCGGTGCTCCTGATGAACCGCACGGGCACGCGGTGGATCGAGGAGGTCCGGCGGTGGACGCTCTTCAACTGGATGTTCCTGGGCTTCGGCGTGCTTCTGGGCGCGCGGTGGGCCTACATCGAGCTCGGGTGGGGCGGCTACTGGGGCTGGGATCCCGTCGAGAACGCGTCGCTCATGCCGTGGCTCGTGGGGACCGCGTTCCTCCACTCGGTGATGATCGAGCAGCGCCGCGGAATGCTCAAGACCTGGAACGTGGTGCTCATCGTGCTCACGTTTGAGCTCTCGATCTTCGGGACGTTTTTGACCCGATCGGGCGTTCTGACGTCGGTCCATTCGTTCGCGGAGTCGGACATCGGCCCCTGGTTCCTCGGATTCATCCTGATCTCGAGCACCGCGGCGACCGCGCTGATCCTCTATAGGAAGGTGCTCCTCGAGAGCGAGAACAGGATGGACGCGGTGGTCTCGCGAGAAGGCTCGTTCCTCTTCAACAACGTGCTCTTCGTCGCTCTGACCTTCGCGACGTTCCTGGGCACGACGTTCCCTGTGATCAGCGAGGCCGTGACCGGCGAGAAGATCTCGGTCTCGGCGCCGTTTTTCAACCGGGTCAACGTCCCGATCGCCTTGGCCCTCCTGCTGCTCACCGGCATCGGGCCGGTCCTCTCGTGGAAGCGCGCGACGGCGTCGGTCTTGAAGCGGAACTTCGTGATCCCGAGCATCGTGGGCCTGCTCGCGACCCTTACGGGAATCCCGTTCGGCCTTCACGGTGTCTACCCGATCGTTTGCGTGGCGGGCGCTGCGTTCGTGCTCGCGACGATCGCGATGGAATTCGCGCGCGGCATTCAAGCGCGAAAGGACGCGGAGCCGGCGGCGTCGCCGGTCGCGATGATCCACCTCGTGCAGAAGAACAAGCGCCGCTACGGCGGCTACATCGTCCACCTGGGGGTCGTGATGATCTTCGTCGGCGTGCTCGGCTCCTCTGTGTTCCAGAAGGAAGCCCACGCGCCGCTCAAGCCGGGCGAGTCGCTCGCGATCGGGTCGTACACGCTGACGCTCCAAGGCGTCGACCAGAAGCAGATCAAGAACGCGATGCAGACGCGGGCCGCCGTCGAGGTATCGCAGGGCGGGAAGGCCCTTCAGCTGATGCACCCCTCGAAGGCCTTCTACTCGAAATCGCAGCAGCCGATGACCGAGGTCGCGCTACGGCCGACCCCTGCGGAGGATCTCTACCTGATCCTCGGCGGCGTGAACGACGACGGCTCGGCCTCCATCCAGGCCTATATCAACCCGCTCGTCAGCCTGGTATGGCTGGGCGGGATCGTCATGGTATTCGGCACGTTGATCGCGCTGAGCGACCGGATGCGCTTGAAGCGCGAGGAGAAGCTGCTCGGATGA
- a CDS encoding cytochrome c-type biogenesis protein CcmH has product MAGRDRHGIRHVDRAERPDALEARGEAARMKRAGAAFVVLALLAMPAAWIAPTPGFAVESAAGRKDPARAITSQLICPCSCGEILSGCTCDTGKAMQGFVTDALKSGKGKDQIVASLVAKYGEVIRGAPKAEGFNLIVWIAPFVATAIGFLIAAFVLRRWVGRRRVAVQGPGRTVGGGLIGAPTTADQDLARLRARAEAELKRMGE; this is encoded by the coding sequence ATGGCTGGGCGGGATCGTCATGGTATTCGGCACGTTGATCGCGCTGAGCGACCGGATGCGCTTGAAGCGCGAGGAGAAGCTGCTCGGATGAAGCGCGCGGGCGCCGCGTTCGTTGTTCTCGCTCTTCTCGCCATGCCCGCGGCGTGGATCGCGCCCACACCCGGGTTCGCCGTCGAGTCGGCGGCGGGGAGAAAGGACCCGGCGCGTGCCATCACAAGCCAGCTCATCTGCCCCTGCTCCTGCGGCGAGATCCTGAGCGGCTGCACCTGCGATACCGGCAAGGCCATGCAGGGCTTCGTGACCGACGCGCTCAAGAGCGGGAAGGGGAAGGATCAGATCGTCGCTTCCCTCGTCGCCAAATACGGCGAGGTGATTCGCGGCGCTCCGAAGGCGGAAGGCTTCAACCTGATCGTCTGGATCGCGCCATTTGTCGCGACCGCGATCGGCTTCCTCATCGCGGCGTTCGTGCTTCGGCGCTGGGTGGGTCGGCGCCGCGTGGCCGTTCAAGGCCCTGGCCGAACCGTCGGTGGGGGACTGATTGGCGCGCCGACCACCGCCGATCAGGATCTCGCGAGGCTCCGCGCGCGCGCCGAGGCCGAGCTTAAACGGATGGGCGAGTGA
- a CDS encoding carboxypeptidase regulatory-like domain-containing protein, whose amino-acid sequence MRAVIVAATALAISVASLMAGSAQALTVQGRVLKGEGHEPTSGVPVSLHVVNGTEELPGKTATSGAEGEYRFDGLAADPHLSYFVSTEYEGAVYTEGPVEPAANGIASQDLTIYDVGREIAAVHVTNHHIIVERKPDLLQVTEIVVFENSGKTAYLGTGLNHAENAGIRLGLPASVKEFQPGMGGDPQSVRVQGRDLASLRPIPPGTHPFSFTYNVPLSGRMDLSHRLYFPTAKFVVLIEDPKLHLESASLRYAGQREQNGRKFELYQGADFPIGAEVTMRIQGAGFWSNPKIYPWVVAPFLIVAALMFAAKKGRGRNAGGADPIGAARAGEEMRFAAPIGSATRTSPPQPLPDDDLSSIYLFLIDALDRGLERGEFSKESHALVRGNLKRRLEAILSDQPRAGTR is encoded by the coding sequence GTGAGGGCCGTGATCGTCGCGGCGACCGCGCTCGCCATCTCGGTCGCGTCGCTCATGGCCGGGAGCGCCCAGGCGCTGACGGTCCAGGGGCGGGTCCTGAAGGGCGAAGGGCACGAGCCCACCTCCGGAGTTCCCGTCTCGCTCCATGTCGTCAACGGAACCGAGGAACTCCCCGGGAAGACCGCGACCTCCGGCGCCGAGGGCGAGTACCGATTCGACGGCCTAGCCGCCGACCCGCACCTATCCTATTTCGTCTCGACGGAGTACGAAGGAGCCGTTTACACGGAAGGCCCGGTCGAGCCCGCAGCGAATGGGATCGCCTCGCAGGACCTCACCATCTACGACGTGGGACGCGAGATCGCGGCGGTCCACGTCACCAACCATCACATCATCGTCGAGCGCAAACCCGACCTCCTCCAGGTGACCGAGATCGTCGTCTTCGAGAACTCTGGCAAGACCGCCTACCTGGGCACCGGGTTGAACCATGCCGAGAACGCGGGAATCCGGCTCGGGCTTCCGGCCTCGGTCAAGGAATTCCAGCCCGGCATGGGGGGAGACCCGCAGAGCGTGCGCGTCCAGGGGCGGGACCTCGCGAGCCTCCGGCCGATCCCACCGGGCACCCATCCGTTCAGCTTCACCTACAACGTCCCTCTCTCCGGCCGCATGGACCTCTCGCACCGGCTCTACTTTCCGACCGCCAAGTTCGTGGTCTTGATCGAGGACCCCAAGCTTCACCTCGAGTCCGCGTCGCTTCGGTACGCCGGGCAGCGCGAGCAGAACGGACGGAAATTCGAGCTCTATCAGGGCGCGGACTTTCCGATCGGCGCCGAGGTGACGATGCGGATCCAGGGGGCGGGCTTCTGGTCCAATCCGAAGATTTATCCGTGGGTTGTGGCGCCGTTTCTGATTGTCGCCGCACTCATGTTCGCAGCCAAGAAGGGGCGCGGGAGGAATGCGGGTGGGGCGGATCCGATTGGAGCTGCTCGCGCCGGAGAAGAAATGCGCTTCGCCGCTCCAATCGGATCCGCTACACGCACATCACCCCCACAACCTCTTCCCGACGACGATTTGTCCTCCATTTACCTCTTCCTCATTGACGCGCTCGATCGGGGGCTGGAGAGGGGCGAGTTTTCGAAGGAAAGCCACGCCCTGGTTCGAGGAAACCTGAAGCGCCGGCTCGAGGCGATCCTCTCCGATCAGCCTCGGGCGGGGACGCGCTGA
- the ccmA gene encoding heme ABC exporter ATP-binding protein CcmA, translating into MSLGRGRADSPAVILRADAVRKRFDERTVLAGASLTLSPGDVVFLSGANGSGKTTFARILATLLPPDDGEVLLDDEPVGEHRRAARRAIGFATHQPLLYSGLTPLENLEFFGRLAAVAGAAATASALLERFGLTAFANTPLATFSRGMLQRVVLSRALLGNPRVLILDEPYAGLDTEGVSALNAIIGECRARGAATLLIGHDRDRAAGVTTRAARLDRGRIEAE; encoded by the coding sequence ATCAGCCTCGGGCGGGGACGCGCTGATTCTCCCGCGGTGATCCTCCGCGCCGACGCCGTCCGGAAGCGTTTCGACGAGCGGACCGTTCTCGCGGGGGCCTCGCTGACGCTCTCGCCCGGGGACGTCGTGTTCCTCTCCGGCGCGAACGGATCGGGGAAGACGACCTTTGCGCGGATTCTCGCGACGCTCCTGCCTCCGGACGACGGCGAGGTTCTGCTCGACGACGAACCGGTGGGCGAGCACCGGCGCGCTGCCCGTCGGGCGATCGGCTTCGCGACGCACCAGCCGCTCCTCTACTCCGGCCTGACCCCTCTCGAAAATCTCGAGTTCTTCGGCCGGCTCGCCGCGGTCGCCGGCGCGGCCGCGACGGCCTCGGCCCTGCTGGAGCGCTTTGGCTTGACCGCGTTCGCGAATACGCCGCTCGCGACCTTCTCGCGCGGAATGCTTCAGCGGGTGGTCCTCTCCCGCGCGCTCCTCGGCAATCCTCGCGTCCTGATCCTCGACGAGCCGTACGCAGGCCTCGACACGGAGGGCGTTTCCGCGCTGAACGCGATCATCGGCGAGTGTCGCGCCCGCGGGGCCGCGACGCTCCTGATCGGGCATGACCGCGACCGGGCCGCCGGCGTCACGACCCGCGCCGCCCGGCTCGATCGCGGCCGGATCGAGGCGGAATGA
- a CDS encoding cytochrome C assembly protein, producing MNRNVPDWWLKGAKWLWIAALALVGISLLAIVFRAPVEAVMGPVQKIVYIHVPSAIVTLLAFGIAFGAGIAYLATKQWIWDAVGAASCEVGLVFATVVMITGPLWARSAWNTWWTWEPRLTTFFILWILYAAYQVIRASIRSSSKRTISAIMEVVFFVNLPIVWKSVEWWRGSLHPRSVTMTGEMRQVLLFSMLAWIVFFAAVLERRLRLEWAREAAARDAAARAFEPGEARRA from the coding sequence ATGAACCGAAACGTGCCCGACTGGTGGCTCAAAGGAGCAAAGTGGCTCTGGATCGCCGCGCTCGCCCTGGTCGGAATCTCGCTCCTGGCCATCGTCTTTCGCGCGCCGGTCGAGGCCGTGATGGGGCCGGTCCAGAAGATCGTCTACATCCACGTGCCCAGCGCGATCGTGACGCTCCTGGCGTTCGGGATCGCGTTCGGGGCGGGAATCGCCTACCTCGCGACCAAGCAGTGGATCTGGGACGCGGTCGGCGCGGCCTCGTGCGAGGTCGGGCTCGTCTTCGCGACCGTCGTCATGATCACGGGTCCCCTCTGGGCCCGCTCGGCCTGGAACACGTGGTGGACGTGGGAGCCGCGGCTCACGACGTTCTTCATCCTCTGGATTCTCTACGCGGCCTATCAGGTCATCCGCGCCTCGATCCGGTCGAGCTCCAAGCGGACGATCTCGGCGATCATGGAAGTGGTCTTCTTCGTGAACCTCCCGATCGTCTGGAAATCGGTCGAGTGGTGGCGCGGATCCCTCCACCCGAGAAGCGTGACGATGACCGGCGAGATGCGTCAGGTGCTCCTGTTCTCGATGCTGGCATGGATCGTGTTCTTCGCGGCCGTTCTGGAGCGGCGGCTAAGGCTCGAGTGGGCGCGCGAAGCGGCGGCCCGCGACGCGGCTGCCCGCGCGTTCGAGCCGGGGGAAGCGAGGCGGGCATGA
- a CDS encoding rhodanese, producing the protein MSPELVSEMVEAGENLILLDVREDWEWEKAHLEGAIHIPLSELGQRIDELDSQSEIIVYCHHGDRSVDGCLLLWERGFRKIRSLTGGIEGWSELIDPTVPKY; encoded by the coding sequence ATCTCGCCCGAGCTGGTGAGCGAGATGGTCGAGGCGGGGGAGAATCTGATCCTGCTCGACGTCCGCGAGGATTGGGAGTGGGAGAAGGCCCATCTGGAAGGGGCGATCCACATCCCGCTCTCCGAGCTTGGCCAGCGTATCGACGAGCTCGATTCCCAGAGCGAGATCATCGTCTACTGTCACCACGGCGACCGGAGCGTCGACGGCTGCCTGCTCCTCTGGGAGCGCGGGTTTCGGAAGATCCGGAGCCTCACGGGCGGGATCGAGGGCTGGTCCGAGCTGATCGACCCGACGGTACCGAAATACTGA
- a CDS encoding electron transfer flavoprotein-ubiquinone oxidoreductase, producing MSEQREALEVDVLFVGGGPAGLAGALKLSQLVAAHNERAGAGGAPPLGEVSIAVLEKASAIGAHGISGCVLDPRALRELLPDYRDKGAPIESDVTSDDLYYFTERGQVRFPILPPPLQNHGNHVVSLGQLEKWLGGLVEASGAYVLPGMAAVEGLFEEDRMVGVRTGDKGIDRRGNRKPNFEPGSDVRAKVTILCEGARGSLSKRLAPKLRLEEGRAPQVYAAGIKEVWQMPAGRVPKGRVIHTMGSPLDRHTFGGGFIYGMDHDRWSVGFVVGLDYWDPRTDPHGLFQAYKRHPFVASLLQGGSIVSYGAKAIPEGGHYSVPRLSWAGGLLCGDSAALLNSQRLKGVHLAMKSGMLAAETAFESLLAGTQDAKTMRAYDRRVRASWIHEELWRVRNFHQGFERGLWMGMLDAGLQLVTGGLGFGNRPTWAPGQTRMRKLRELGIAPVSLEETQRRYDNVFTFTKVNDVFHSGTKHDEDQPSHLLVADTSVCATRCREEYGNPCQHFCPANVYEMVADGNGGGLKLKLNPSNCVHCKTCDIADPYQIITWVPPEGGGGPNYLHL from the coding sequence GTGAGCGAGCAGCGGGAGGCGCTCGAAGTCGACGTCCTCTTCGTCGGCGGCGGTCCGGCGGGCCTCGCGGGCGCGCTCAAGCTCTCCCAGCTCGTCGCCGCCCACAACGAGCGCGCCGGCGCGGGGGGAGCGCCCCCGCTCGGCGAGGTTTCGATCGCGGTCCTCGAGAAGGCTTCCGCGATCGGAGCACACGGAATCTCGGGCTGCGTGCTCGATCCCCGCGCTCTCCGGGAACTCCTGCCCGACTACCGGGACAAGGGCGCGCCGATCGAAAGCGACGTCACGAGCGACGATCTTTATTACTTCACGGAGCGCGGCCAGGTCCGCTTCCCCATCCTCCCTCCCCCACTCCAGAATCACGGGAACCACGTCGTCTCCCTGGGCCAGCTCGAGAAGTGGCTCGGCGGATTGGTGGAGGCATCGGGCGCCTACGTCCTCCCCGGGATGGCCGCGGTCGAAGGGCTCTTCGAGGAGGACCGCATGGTCGGCGTCCGCACCGGCGACAAGGGAATCGATCGCCGCGGAAACCGGAAGCCCAATTTCGAGCCCGGCTCCGACGTGCGCGCGAAGGTCACGATCCTCTGCGAGGGAGCGCGCGGATCGCTCTCGAAGCGCCTTGCGCCGAAGCTCCGGCTGGAGGAAGGGCGCGCGCCCCAGGTCTACGCGGCGGGAATCAAGGAAGTCTGGCAGATGCCGGCCGGGCGCGTGCCGAAGGGACGGGTCATCCACACGATGGGCTCCCCGCTCGATCGGCACACGTTCGGTGGCGGCTTCATCTACGGCATGGACCATGACCGGTGGTCGGTCGGCTTCGTGGTGGGACTGGATTACTGGGACCCCAGGACCGATCCGCACGGCCTGTTTCAGGCGTACAAGCGGCATCCGTTCGTCGCGTCGCTCCTCCAGGGCGGATCCATCGTGTCCTACGGAGCCAAAGCGATCCCGGAGGGCGGCCACTACTCGGTGCCGCGCCTCTCGTGGGCGGGTGGGCTCCTCTGCGGCGACAGCGCCGCCCTTCTCAACTCTCAGCGGCTGAAGGGCGTTCACCTCGCGATGAAATCGGGAATGCTCGCTGCCGAGACCGCCTTCGAATCGCTCCTCGCCGGAACGCAGGACGCGAAGACGATGCGCGCCTACGACCGCCGGGTGCGCGCGTCATGGATCCATGAGGAGCTTTGGCGCGTTCGGAACTTCCACCAAGGCTTCGAGCGCGGGCTCTGGATGGGGATGCTGGACGCGGGCCTGCAGCTGGTCACGGGCGGGCTCGGCTTCGGCAATCGGCCCACCTGGGCGCCGGGGCAAACGAGGATGAGGAAGCTTCGAGAGCTGGGGATCGCACCGGTCTCGCTCGAGGAGACGCAGCGGCGTTACGACAACGTGTTCACCTTCACCAAGGTGAACGACGTCTTCCACTCGGGGACGAAGCACGACGAGGATCAGCCGAGCCATCTGCTCGTGGCGGACACCTCAGTCTGCGCGACCCGCTGTCGCGAGGAGTACGGAAATCCCTGCCAGCACTTCTGCCCGGCGAACGTCTACGAGATGGTTGCGGATGGAAACGGCGGGGGTCTGAAGCTGAAGCTCAATCCGTCGAACTGCGTCCACTGCAAGACCTGCGACATCGCCGACCCGTATCAGATCATCACGTGGGTCCCGCCCGAGGGCGGCGGCGGTCCGAACTACCTCCACCTATAG